A stretch of the Capsicum annuum cultivar UCD-10X-F1 chromosome 8, UCD10Xv1.1, whole genome shotgun sequence genome encodes the following:
- the LOC107840538 gene encoding translocase of chloroplast 120, chloroplastic — protein MMENGEEVSGKTRIEGIEESNGVVDEIVEVRPKDKASVMSHVSKESEGDEVFEEAIEPETPVAGVEDGVVSEVRNDGNSGDVDCSLEDGGNSESRNDVENFEEAVEALHEIQHADDESNQKEDVSLKEVPSVEKESLHEITATDETEAVEKNIIVEKGKDDMTEVADLGAAIETETSVNQDERKDNKSGEPAELENGVFDHVNLGETQSHDDAKETNSDLQDQEVHGKLDPQDANEAKGGNNVLPNHVHSYKDALLHVEKNVDVIGTSAVQPFGHQHAAGVHNNVSVSSGSSGALLKDEGDTELEGVHSVHRKPLNFDVKDEEQKDISPNDASTNVQLNESLNPSDELKEEAGPSPEQINGYNMKEERIDLERTMPSPVAVNGRDKDEEQPIDGVKEVHTPEPVNGSQKDKEQQIDGAKTLHSPEPVNRSNKVEEQQIDGVEAVCSAEPVNNSKKDEEQPLDGEKAVCSPEPVNGNNKDELPIDGPGNLKSNESPTMGPGNLNDRTNEQKNVPVSGTSASENHTGDDELSKSSETLLSNNHEMVPEVSQDAASVGVDKDLKGMVKSVVAEDLKQSASRVGEPETKSAMENSSSSSASATRTPTPARPAGLGRAAPLLEPAPRVVQQPRVNGTAPPAQNQLVEESTNGEADEYDETREKLQMIRVKFLRLAHRNGQTPHNVVVAQVLYRLGLAEQLRGRTGGRVGAFSFDRASAMAEQLEAAGQEPLDFSCTIMVLGKTGVGKSATINSIFDEVKFVTDAFQIGTKKVQDVVGTVQGIKVRVIDTPGLLPSWSDQRQNEKILHSVKRFIKKTPPDIVLYLDRLDMQSRDNGDMPLLRTITEIFGPSIWFNAIVVLTHAASAPPEGPNGTVTSYDMFVTQRSHVVQQAIRQAAGDMRLMNPVSLVENHSACRTNRAGQRVLPNGQVWRPHLLLLSFASKILAEANTLLKLQDSSQPGQPFATRTRSPPLPFLLSSLLQSRPQVKLPEEQFDDGDEAFDDATDESSESEDESEYDQLPPFKRLTKAQLAKLSKEQKKAYNDELEYREKLFMKKQLKEERKRRKMMKKMQAAAENLPPTYPGENVDEETGGAASVPVPMPDLALPASFDSDNPTHRYRYLDSSNQWLVRPVLEPNGWDHDVGYEGINVERLFVVKDKIPISLSSQVSKDKKDINLQMEIAGSVKHGNGKATSLGFDMQSVGKDLAYTLRSETRFCNYRKNKATAGLAVTLLGDVMTGGVKVEDKLTFNKRGSLVVSGGAMFGRGDVAYGGSLEMTLRDKDHPLGRFLSTLGLSVMDWHGDLAIGCNSQTQIPIGRYANLIGRVNINNKGSGQVSIRLNSSEQLQIALISLIPLVQKLLSYSQPAQFG, from the coding sequence ATGATGGAAAATGGGGAGGAAGTATCAGGCAAGACTCGGATAGAGGGGATAGAGGAGAGTAATGGTGTAGTAGATGAGATTGTTGAAGTGCGGCCCAAGGATAAGGCATCTGTCATGTCACATGTATCGAAGGAATCGGAAGGGGATGAAGTATTTGAGGAGGCAATAGAGCCAGAGACTCCTGTTGCTGGTGTTGAGGATGGAGTTGTTAGTGAGGTGAGAAATGATGGCAATTCTGGGGATGTTGATTGTTCTCTTGAGGACGGTGGGAACTCTGAGTCAAGGAATGATGTTGAGAACTTTGAGGAAGCAgttgaagctttgcatgagataCAACATGCCGATGATGAGTCTAATCAGAAGGAAGATGTTAGCTTGAAAGAGGTGCCTTCAGTTGAGAAAGAAAGTTTACATGAAATCACCGCAACGGATGAAACAGAAGCGGTTGAGAAGAATATCATAGTGGAGAAGGGTAAAGATGACATGACTGAGGTTGCAGATCTGGGTGCTGCtatagaaactgaaacttcagTAAATCAGGATGAAAGGAAAGATAATAAATCAGGTGAACCAGCTGAACTTGAGAATGGAGTTTTCGATCATGTGAACTTGGGAGAAACTCAAAGCCATGATGATGCAAAGGAAACAAATTCTGATCTACAGGATCAAGAAGTTCATGGAAAATTGGATCCTCAGGATGCTAATGAGGCGAAAGGGGGTAATAATGTTCTGCCGAACCATGTTCATTCTTACAAAGATGCTTTGCTGCATGTTGAAAAGAATGTTGATGTCATTGGAACATCTGCTGTTCAGCCTTTTGGGCATCAGCACGCTGCTGGCGTCCACAACAATGTCTCAGTTAGTTCTGGTAGTTCTGGCGCTCTGCTGAAAGATGAAGGAGATACTGAATTGGAAGGCGTGCATTCCGTTCATCGCAAACCTTTGAATTTTGATGTTAAGGATGAAGAGCAGAAAGATATCTCCCCTAATGATGCTTCCACAAATGTTCAGCTCAATGAGAGCTTGAACCCAAGTGATGAACTCAAAGAAGAAGCAGGGCCTAGTCCCGAACAAATTAATGGTTATAATATGAAAGAAGAGCGGATAGATTTAGAAAGAACAATGCCTAGTCCAGTAGCAGTTAATGGTAGGGATAAGGATGAGGAGCAGCCGATAGATGGAGTAAAAGAAGTGCATACTCCAGAACCAGTTAACGGAAGTCAGAAGGATAAAGAGCAGCAGATAGATGGAGCAAAAACACTTCATAGTCCAGAACCAGTTAACAGAAGTAATAAGGTTGAAGAGCAGCAGATAGATGGAGTAGAAGCAGTGTGTAGTGCAGAACCAGTTAACAATAGTAAGAAGGATGAAGAGCAGCCGTTAGATGGTGAAAAAGCAGTGTGTAGTCCAGAACCAGTCAACGGTAATAACAAGGATGAACTGCCAATAGATGGTCCAGGAAATTTGAAATCAAACGAGTCCCCTACTATGGGACCAGGAAATTTGAATGACAGGACCAATGAGCAGAAAAATGTTCCTGTTTCTGGCACTTCAGCTTCTGAGAACCATACTGGAGATGATGAATTGTCTAAATCATCGGAAACGCTGCTGTCTAACAATCATGAGATGGTCCCCGAGGTTTCTCAAGATGCTGCAAGTGTTGGagttgataaagatttgaagggaATGGTAAAGTCAGTTGTTGCAGAGGATCTGAAACAAAGTGCTTCTAGGGTTGGGGAACCAGAAACCAAATCTGCAATGGAGAACTCATCATCTTCTAGTGCATCTGCAACTCGGACACCGACACCTGCTCGACCTGCAGGCCTTGGTCGTGCTGCCCCGCTATTGGAACCTGCTCCCCGAGTGGTTCAGCAGCCTCGTGTAAATGGAACAGCACCTCCTGCACAAAACCAGCTTGTTGAAGAATCCACAAATGGAGAGGCTGATGAATATGATGAGACTCGTGAGAAGCTCCAGATGATAAGAGTCAAGTTTTTGCGTCTAGCTCATAGGAATGGACAAACTCCTCATAATGTGGTTGTTGCCCAAGTCTTGTATAGATTGGGATTGGCTGAACAGCTACGGGGGAGAACTGGAGGTCGTGTTGGTGCTTTTAGTTTTGATCGTGCAAGTGCAATGGCTGAGCAACTTGAGGCAGCTGGACAAGAACCCCTGGACTTCTCTTGCAcaataatggttcttggaaaaACTGGTGTCGGTAAAAGTGCGACCATAAATTCGATATTTGATGAAGTTAAGTTTGTCACTGATGCTTTCCAGATAGGGACAAAAAAGGTTCAGGATGTTGTTGGGACTGTGCAGGGAATCAAGGTTCGGGTAATTGACACTCCTGGGCTTCTGCCTTCCTGGTCAGACCAGCGCCAGAATGAGAAGATCCTTCATTCTGTCAAACGATTTATTAAGAAGACACCCCCAGATATTGTTCTGTATCTTGACAGGTTGGATATGCAGAGCAGAGATAATGGTGATATGCCATTGTTGAGGACAATTACTGAAATTTTTGGACCATCAATATGGTTTAATGCCATAGTTGTTCTGACTCATGCTGCATCTGCTCCACCTGAAGGCCCCAATGGTACTGTAACAAGCTATGACATGTTTGTAACTCAGCGATCTCATGTTGTCCAGCAAGCAATACGCCAGGCTGCTGGTGATATGCGCCTTATGAATCCTGTTTCACTAGTTGAGAATCACTCGGCATGCAGGACTAATAGGGCTGGGCAGAGGGTGTTGCCTAATGGACAGGTTTGGAGGCCTCACTTGTTACTTCTATCATTTGCATCAAAAATTTTGGCTGAAGCGAACACATTGCTTAAATTACAAGATAGTAGCCAACCAGGACAGCCTTTTGCCACTAGAACAAGATCCCCTCCTTTACCTTTCCTGCTGTCGTCCCTTCTACAGTCCAGGCCACAGGTTAAACTACCAGAAGAGCAATTTGATGATGGGGATGAGGCTTTTGATGATGCTACTGATGAATCTTCAGAGTCAGAAGATGAATCAGAATATGATCAACTGCCACCTTTCAAACGTTTGACCAAAGCTCAGCTGGCAAAGTTGTCCAAAGAGCAGAAGAAGGCGTACAATGATGAGTTGGAATACAGGGAAAAACTTTTTATGAAAAAGCAATTGAAGGAAGAGAGGAAGAGGCggaagatgatgaagaaaatgcAAGCTGCAGCTGAAAATTTACCACCAACTTATCCCGGTGAAAATGTAGATGAGGAGACTGGTGGTGCAGCATCAGTGCCAGTACCCATGCCAGACTTGGCGTTACCTGCTTCATTTGATTCTGATAATCCAACTCATAGATATCGATATCTCGATTCTTCAAATCAGTGGCTTGTGAGGCCTGTTCTAGAACCTAACGGTTGGGACCATGATGTTGGTTATGAGGGCATCAATGTAGAAAGGTTGTTTGTTGTTAAAGACAAGATCCCTATATCTTTGTCCAGTCAGGTTTCAAAGGACAAAAAGGACATCAATCTTCAAATGGAAATTGCAGGTTCAGTGAAGCATGGGAATGGAAAAGCAACTTCTTTGGGTTTTGATATGCAGTCAGTTGGTAAAGACCTAGCTTATACTCTTCGCAGTGAGACCAGATTCTGCAATTATAGGAAGAATAAGGCGACAGCTGGTCTTGCAGTGACTCTCTTAGGTGATGTCATGACAGGTGGGGTGAAAGTCGAGGACAAATTGACTTTTAATAAACGGGGCTCGTTGGTTGTGTCCGGGGGAGCCATGTTTGGCCGTGGTGATGTTGCTTATGGTGGCAGTTTGGAAATGACGTTGCGAGACAAAGATCATCCTCTTGGTCGTTTCCTCTCGACCTTGGGGCTCTCGGTTATGGATTGGCATGGAGACCTTGCTATCGGATGCAATTCACAGACACAGATACCTATTGGACGATACGCAAACTTGATTGGCCGTGTCAACATTAACAATAAAGGGTCTGGACAAGTCAGTATTCGTCTGAACAGTTCAGAACAGCTTCAGATTGCTTTGATAAGCTTAATTCCACTTGTCCAAAAGCTGCTTAGCTACTCTCAACCAGCgcaatttggatga